The following DNA comes from Mya arenaria isolate MELC-2E11 chromosome 11, ASM2691426v1.
GTTAAGATTAgtgttttgtacaattacacagATGACATCGAAACCAAGGCTATAATCACAATACCCGGACCTTTATATCTTCGGAAgctcaaaataaataatggcGCAGGTGGGcgtattttatacaatttatatataaaatgtgtatGGTCAATACACATAAtggcattttaattattttttttaccatgcTTATACCTTTACCCTTTTCCCATTTTTCGCGGGAATGCCAAGATACACCCAGATGTTTTTAATTACGACGAAAAACcaacaagaaaaacatattgACGCATTAAAGTCTGCTGCCAGAAAAATTGAATGACAACCCAATGAAGACATAGGATGCGTGGAAAACTACCACACATATAATAGAATCAATGGTAAATGAGTGTAATAACTTACATTATCGCAACGTGGTGAAAAAGTTTGGTCATCAAACGAAAGCGGAAGTCGTGTATAAGTATCACGTGATAACGCTACCTCGTTTTGAGAGGTAATACCAAAACCAAACAAACACAAGTTgaccaaatatattattatttcggTACATTTTAATCCTCAGTTAACATGCAGTGACTATGATACCAAGGTATAAATTTTGGGAAATCCAACATACATGTCTATACTTTGGCATATATGCATTATGATCTTTTTATCGGGTTGGACCACCAGCATAATAATATTTGATGTAATTGATTTACGTGATTTCATCTTGGTCCAATCAATCGATCACATTTATAATCGTGGCATCACCATGAACACATTCTGGGGCATTGTGAATTCATTTTCGTGTAACAGATGCAGCTTGCATTGTCTTCATACCTTGATCGGTGTAAGAGCAAATTTTGGCCCACATAAAATTATTATCCTTGAGTGACTCATTTTCTGTATAATATTGagccccccaccccccaccccgtaacctctaaaaaataataaatgactcACCACGATCGTGTCtgtaaaaagtatatataaaccCCGAACATAACCGACTATGTTctattgaagtttaaataaatatattaggtGAACATGTTTGGTCATTTAATGTGTGCGCTTCAAATTTTAGTAATACAGCTGGTAATGCTGCAGTTTTTGCTGTTCCTACTATTACTACTGTTTCTGCTGTTGCCACTATCATCACCACCGCCACAACACCACCGACGCCACTACCACCgcaaccatcaccaccaccgaTATTGTGATGACGTTGCTTCCCTTAAAACCACTGACGCTGCTGTTGATACTGTTATTGTTGCCACTTCTACAGCTTCAGCTATGACTCCAACTACTAACTATCTTGTTTAGTGGTGGAAATCGGAGAACGCGGTGATAAACCAAATGTCCGGCCCTATAACAAACGCACATGCGCCTACGCCGGGAATCGAACGTGGGGTCgtcttggtgagaagcgagcgCTCTTACCAGTGCGCTAAccagtgcgctaaccggacaatcAACCTGGTAGTCGATAAAGTGTGACCCATGAGCcatttgtttaaagaataatGACTGGGTCGTAGTTCTATTTGGGTTTAAATACATCCTTACGCaggccaaatcctaatagcctcAACAATACAGTTATGAAGTTGATAAATTAATCGACACAATCTaagctaatgcaccagtcaattgtaaccacggcctccagggccgggggtatactggggatagactgggaaatgggccgtgttccCCCAGCCCAGGGATTTGTTGATGGCGACTACAGGATATTTGCTAAGTCTACATGCTGGAGAGACTGGTTGTGAAGGCGATAGTCATAGtgaattaatttttttcttccggGAGATGCTGATGACTTGGCATTTGTCTGGATGCATGGTTTGACCACTCTCGGTATCAGTACAAAATAACAATGCGactttctttattaaaaaacacaactaGCCTTGCGTGCTATACTGAAGTTTATGACGCAGCACATCATTCATAGCGTTCACATTTAAACGTTAATACAACGATGacattttaagcaatattaactttaacaaagttcgaAAAAAATAACGGCCTACTTGTTAATCGAGAATGAGAGTCCAAAATAGCAGAACCTGTGACTAGATTAGATGTTTTTGTAAGTCACTATTTAGTAGCAGATGAGTCCTGGAGAAACCATTCTATAACCTGATTGACGACTTACTCTGTTCGTTTCAGCGCATATTATCTCCACGACTTGCTTACTGTTACAGAACATGAACATCAAGGACTATAACATGGGCAACGCATAATCGATCACGGTCTCCGACTTTCTCAAAACACAGCACTAGGCTGTGGTTAGTTTTTCAGTGTTTACAGCGTGCAATTATAAGATTTCCTGTGACGCCATTTGTATATCCGCATTCAGCACCACCGGATAACGCGTGAGCTACTGGTAGATCAGGTattgtatcatttaaaacacCTTTTTAGTATCAACAATCGCATTTTATGTCGGTCTTACATTAGCAATTTCAAATTTACTGCAAAGACATTTCGTGCGGCAGGAAATGATAAATCGTACGCTTGTTGATAAGATGTGCCCGTAAGTTCTATAAGTTGTTACTCTATTGTTTTGGTATTTTCAGCATTTCGGCGTACGTAGTAAGACGCTACTttcaatttcatattaaaatggaTTTTTGTACTGCAATTGAAATTTTAGCTGTTGCTGTTGCtgtaattcaaatattgagGCTTATATTTACTGACTGTGATCTTCAGCTGCAATGGGCAGAAAAGTTTGGACAATCAACGGGTAACGTTACAGTATATACTTACCGGTAGTTTGAGGCGCGACACAAGATTTTGGGTCAGACATGTACTGtacaatacatgtttaataagCCTTAcggatatatttgttttattaaatgatttattgagtattttaattaaatgaagttCTGGAAGTAGTGAGAATTTCATGGTGATATTACTTTTAGTGCGTAATACTTGTGTTTATAATCCCTAATTGTTTAGATTACTTCTTCCCTCACTAAAAACcaattagtccaaataattgtacatttacaaattttttttacaacatgCCAAGAAAGCCTATCCAATTTTCGATTAAGAAGGAAATCCTTGTTTTCAGAGGCTATGCCTGCATATACCTGGCATATGCAGGATATTCCAGTCATGGTTTTGTGATTCTCCAGGCAACTTTAATCAGTTATCTGCTAATAGCTAAATCATCGAaatttaatggccattacgCCCAGCATGAATTGcatgtagtccaaataattgtacgttgacggattttttttagatttttgatatggcaaatccttcacgtacaaattgcttagtatcaaaagtgggtagttgttccgatcaggattccgggttaaagcatatagcgtctataaaatatcataaaaacaagaaatattaccagataatgttattttatattagttccgtacacaaaaaataaatatccaacttataattatgagtttgacggcttttcttcatttcattctgtcaaaacataacgatatatacatgaagggcacctgcaaggcttcagggcacagttttaaatcacccggaacatttcggccatggccgagtttttacgattgtataacgaggtctatctcgaagctttgtcggaggaggccgagttattaagattgtatcgagttgttccccttcacataattgttgtctgtgtctgtcaactttcgttttattggaaaggtaaacaacttgttttaatgcattacatgcttgttcagtgcaaaataacatttcacttacatggtaaaatattaatctctttatgatcaatttcaaccataaaatacttcacttaaaacaatttcaatatttttaaaacgcCCCCcttttttgcacattcctgtgtagacgttagggattggaagaatcccgtataacacgtctattattttagactactgTAGAATTGCATGGGAGCAATGATTTTGGTCAGTATTTGGAATAGTGCATGATTCTCAGGTTTTACGcttcatttcaatttgtataTTTCGATACTTgtcaaacataacacaaacatttcaataatggtTTATAGCTGAATATAGACATGATTTTCTGAATGTAGTGAAACATGCAAGACCATCAAATCAACACCAGATAGCcaagctttctggcgtaatgaaacaaacaccaacagatcccttcagggaaaagcatgctcaaccctgaaggggtccactggtctttatatacactaacttctctattctcacatagcccgggatttgctaatttgcatattaccaaccaagtttacatccggtatgaacatACTTCGTTTTATATGGAACATTATTATAAACGCACCTCCGCTGCTGTAGACCTCTGCCGCCTACAGGGGACGTTACACTTCAACCATCAGGATAGcagagctttaaagattgttgaagttccaacttactatgcctcacaggacaGCTGAGCTTTTTAGCAAGTGCATAGaagtggagactatgaacgcacatctgccccatacagcggaccgttacagtaGTTTAAAAATCTCCATTACAACAGAGTTTAACTCTCTAAACCCTCCCTAGCATTTgagttatgtttaaagattgaaaatatCAAGTACAAATGTAACTTACTATATTTCTTAACatctaattgtattaaaatagcACCTTTAGCTAAGATTGTGTCGACTAATTTAATAACTTGATTAGGGTATTGTTGTTTAAGAGGCTATTGAGATTTGGCCTGCGTAAGGATGTATTTTAACCCAAATAGAATAACGACCCAGTCATTATTCTTAAGAAAAAATGGCGCATGGGTCACACTTTATCGACTACCGGGttggttgtccggtaagcgcactGGTAAGCGCACTCGTTtaaaatcgtgccaacaagagtcattgatataatgtttttttcacaatcgttgtgtttatatgtttaaactaatattttgaCTCATGTGcgtgaaataaaatgaaaccgGGTAGTCTTTTTTTCGGTGGATGTCTTTTACTTTTTAGAGTTGGCGGGTTGGGGTGGGGGCTCAATATTATACAGGGAATCAGTCACTAAAGGATAATGATTTTATGTTCTTACACCGATCACGGTATGAATGCAAtgcaaaatacatttgtaatacGAAAATTCACAATGCCCAATGTTCATGATGATGTAAACACAATTGAAGTAGATTTGAAATTCGGAGAACTTCAGTTTCACCAATATGGTCAGTATcgttatactgaaggtaagaaTTGCCGCTTGGTTCAAATTTTCTGAAGCTCGAGGTATATTCACCAGTCcctgagttcgagccaatggagTTCGACTGTACTtgagaattttataaaaaaaaattcagtgaacaacaaagattttaaaatgaataattaaaagaGTGTTATAATTAAAAGagtgtttttatcttttatctttTATAGAATGCGAAATCAATCAAGCTTCCATTGTAAAATCAATATCTATATGCTTAGTAAAGCATACCCCTAAATACAATTCGATCTATGAATCGACCAGAttcatataaatcaatacaGGTTACGTttacattccaaataaaacgaTTGTAATAAGCATACCATTTTCACTAACAGCTGCCACATGGTCTAAAACAGTttaatgttactcattaaaaaacaacaacatattttatgtataagtttatattaagtttaacttgtcaataattatgtataactCTTAATACTTCTTTATGTTTTTCTTGGCAAAATTTCATACGttcttccaaatcttgacccAAACCTTAGCAAATCCCAAGACATGATAACATGAGAAATTGACCTTGGATTCTTGGTCAATTAGGGATTAATGTGTAGCTAAAGTTCACCTTtgtgtagaaatgaaaagtggaaaatttggctggtatttcttggcatgtttttgatatggcaaatccttcagattggaagaatcccatataaagtgtctattattttagactacaaaCCAATCAGTCTGTAATAAagtaataatgttttgtttaaaatgttttgatatgattaaaaatagtgtttggaattggttccagtttgactattGATAATCTGTTCCACTCAAGAAACCGATTATCAATAGTACATTTAGTATTTGACAACATCTGAATTGAAGTTTAATTTTTGTACTGTAACTTGTAATCCTTAACTATGCTTATGTTATTTGTatggttgaaattatttattgttgttgctgCTTTTGGCTATATTGTTGACGATAACAAATGAACACTTTCAATtgaccaaatacaatcgattaTAGCCAATTTCAGCCCCACCAatcaatatttgattataatcgatcattggAACATCACTAATTAAAAAAActgcaaacataataataaaaaattatatatctgGCAGTTGAAAGctaaaattatatcaaacaatgtgccctttttacCCTTACCAccctttttctgcagcaccctgtcctgtttctgcagcaccctgacctttttctgcagcaccctgtcctgtttctgcagcaccctgtcctgtttctgcagcaccctgacctttttctgcagcaccctgtcctctttctgtagcaccctgtcctgtttctgcagcaccctgtcctgtttctgtagcaccctgtcctttttctgcagcactctgtcctttttctgcagcaccctgtcctttttctgcagcaccctgtcctgtttctgcagcaccctgtcctgtttctgcagcaccctgtcctttttctgcagcaccctgtcctttctctgcagcaccctgtcctgtttttgcagcaccctgtcccttttctgcagcaccctgtgctttttctgcagcaccctgtcctgtttctgcagcaccctgtcctttttctgcagcaccctgtcctgtttctgcagcaccctgtcccttttctgcagcaccctgtcctgtttctgcagcaccctgtcctttttctgcagcaccctgtcctttttctgcatcaccctgtcctttttcttcatcaccctgtcctttttctgcagcaccctgtcctttttaaaccCTTACTGAAAcaaattaagcatttttttacttCAGGAGTTTTAGCGCGCAAGGTAGTATGGATCACAGGAGCATCCAGTGGCATTGGGGAATACCTCGCATATGAGCTGGCAAAGGCAGGGTGCCGACTAATCTTGACTGCACGCAGGGAGGAGGAACTACAGCGGGTCAAAAAACAGTGTCTTTGTATGTGCAGTAGTggtgtttatttttgtcttttatagTGCAGTAGACTTGCAACAGGACTAAACAGTTTGACTAACAGAGTACTATTCTTCTTATAGCACGTTCACGTATGTAAATCAATTATGAATATGATAATACTGAATATCTTTGAAGCTGAAGATCAAATTATTGTATTGCCCTGCTTTTATATCTGTAAATGTTTGGCTTTCCAATTATTTTAGTACTTGGTAAGTAATGTGTAACACAAACAGTACATATTCCTTAACAAATGTAACACAAATGACATACTCCAAATATTCTCATCATGTTATGAACTAGATATCTCAATTAAGTAGACCTGACTTTATTGCAATGTCTATTTACATGCAGCGTTTGGCTCGTTACTGGATGAGGATATATTGGTGTTGCCCCTGGATCTTCTCCAGTTTGACCGACACCGGCCTGCTGTTGAAGAGGTCATTGCCAGATATAAACAGGTGAGTTTTTTGGCAGATATCaatgaaaatttattaaaaaatcatgaCTGTCATTCACATCATTGCTGAACAAGATTTGAGATTTGAGATCATATCAGAGAGCATCTAGTAGGGTCTCTGTCTCACGTTTTAAATTTTTCGGATTCTTTAAATTGCATCCTATTTAATGATTATTCTTGAATTTATATAAAGACAAGGTTTTATCAAAGGGGATGCTgtatgatttttagctctattggccaaaggccagaagaccTTATGTGATGAGACAGTGTCTGTGCGCCTATAGTGATTGCTTGTGAACGCGATAAAGTATTCAGTTTTGATTGCATCTTAATCAAACTAATACAGTTGTTAAATATCCATGAGGGCTTGGTTCCATTCTAAAACCAGccaaatcctataatgcatgactggattatggcccttgtattGGTTAGTATGATCTAAGGGAGATAACTTGTACATAGAGTTGTGTATTGATGTAGTATTCTTTTCCCTTTACCCTTTGTTACAAATAAGCAGAAATACATATGGCCCACTGATTGCTTCCCTTTGAATGTGGTTATGTACATGCTTTGggtaaaaaataccaaaaaactCATGCCAGGTGAGCATAGGCCCTCGTGAGCCTCTTGTTTTAGATTAATTTTGTATCAGGGTTACCTCTCAttgtttattgataagtttGAATACGTTGTAATGTTTAAAAGGGATATATGTAAAtggtattgcattttttttttaatataaagatattaTCATTGAGTTTCTAGcttaataagataaaaaaacaaataatattcactGTTATCACTGTTAGCCAATTGTTGCAATAGACAAACACTTAGATTTCCTCTATTATAAGattttataaattacattaaaaatttgtacattttatttaacagaaggaatattgtgtttttctttcagaTAGATGTGTTGGTGAACAATGCAGGTAGATCTCAGCGTGCGGCCTGGGAGAAGACAGACCTACAGGTTGACCGTGAGATGCTGGAGATAAACGTGCTGTCCGTCCTCTCACTTACCAAGCAGGTGCTGCCCCGCATGTTGGAcaggggtcaaggtcacattgtcAACATGAGCAGTGTGGCTGGCAAAGTGGGTAGGCATGACCATagataataattgtaaaattccCACCCTGAGTGCAGAAAGgtgtatattttaatacagttacattattataaaaattggCATATTTCAATACAGTTGCATTATATCtacatataaattttataaattatacctgaaatatgaaaaacaaagtGCCTAGTGGTAAACCATAAAACTATTGTTGGAAAGGGGTACCATATGACATATGGCACCTTTTTGCACTGAATAATATGTTTGTGGAATGATGAAAATTGTTTAGGGTATAAAGGTACCATGTGTGATGGCACCTTTAAGcatttagtatgtaagacaATGCTTGTAGTATATGTCACATGGTACCTTTTTTCCACTATAATATCAAGAAATAGTTTAATGCTTAAAAGTACCGTAACACAGACTACTGCGCTTCATGGATTTGCAAAATCATGGCTGAGCGTTCATACAGTATTCACACACAAACAATAAGAATCAGTCCttaaatttacattataatCTTGATTTTTTAATTGGTGTCTTACATATACATGACCTGGGTGAGTAAGCATCAAAggaaacatgtaaacaagcTGGCATTTAACAGTACATGATATATTGTGTGTTGCTATATTAAGAAATGGAGATCGTAGTAAGATGCATGGTGATTGCTTTTTTGTAAAACTCCACCTCCAGAGGTCAGCAAAGCTCAACTGGTTCATGCAAAATTAATGCAAATTTTATCGTAAAGAAGATcgagtgtgaatgtaaatatttggcCATAAATTCTTTCATATTGTGAATTTTCCCACGCTGGTTTGTCATTTTGTAGACAAAAAACTAAATATCAAGCATAAAATACCTAACACAATGCATTTAGAAATTGATTGTTAACTGTGTTAAGTGCTTGTTGTCTAAGACAGTTAGACACTAAAAGATCATTGTTTTTTCAAGACACATCTTGTTCAGGGATTTTCCTGCCGTGTAGGTATGTTATTAAATTGGAACCTGATGCAAAACATAGAATAAAATTTTATGGCTTATTACGgttacatatataaaactaAACATTTTACAGAGTTAAATATACAAGTTATttatgaaatgcatttttgttttattttaggtGCACCACTGTCTGGATCTTACACAGGGGCCAAACATGCTATTCAGGTAACCATATTTCTAACACATCACTGAACGAACCTTTGAAAGACAAACACTCAACTCAACTCCACCTCCCACCTACCACTTTCTGTATGGTTAAGGTGAatggagggggatattgttttggcattgtCCATCCTTCCAtcattccgtccgtccttccATAACCATAttttggtaggcattgatcagaaaaatTTTAAACTTGGgtagaatgttccccttgatcgaATCTGGACCATTTGTTAAAGTGGGTCAcgtggggtcaaaaactaggtcactaggtcaaatcttagaaaaatctttggaacaaactagaggcattatacatggacaaatattcatgaaatttaatcaaaatgttttgcttgatgaactcttggacgtATATAAAACTGGAACACATATGAtcaaaattaggtcactaggtcaaatcttagaaaaatcttgccaggaaccatatcatggtaatgattggtcagaatatgtttaaacttggtcaggatgtaccccttgatgaaatatggaccgcttgtaaaagtgggtcacatggggtcaaaaactaggtcactagctcaaatcttagaaaaatctttggaacacattagaggcattatgtatggtctaatattcatgaaacttattcagaatgttttccttgatgaactctttgacatgtttaaactgggtcacatgtgataataAATTAGAAAACTGGGTCActtgtgataaaaaattaggtcactagatgaaatcttacaaaaatcttgTCTGAAACCATTTCATGGTAgtgattggtcagattatgttcatacatgtatgactgaACACATGATGATAATTCtaaacaaactcaaacttatatccGACGTTCATAACGGtccatttctctgcagccatattacatgttaatatattaatattccaccttcttttcatttccaattcatgaactttgcctaatcaggcgggggatatcaattcaacaaatttgttgtttttacacGAAAGAATGAAATTATGGCACTAAAGTAAATTCAATATATGACTAAAGTCGACTCAGATCTTAATTTAAACGGTCCCCAGAACCTATAATGGTCAAGGAATAGTACCAAGATGTTTGTATCATCCAGATATTTTAAATTCGAAATACATGCCACGtttattcttttcttaaatatttattcttttcagGGATGGTTTAATGCGTTGAGGATGGAAATGTACAGCCGTAATATTTCTGTAACAAACCTGTGCCCAGGGCCCGTATTTTCTAACCTTCTGAAGGGGAGCTTCACAGAAAAAACAGGAGAGGTAACTATTGTCAGTGTAGTATGTTGTCTAAGTGTTTTGGTAAACTTTACTTTATCATGAAATTGTTCGAATTTTCGCactgtttgttttgaattagGTTAGAAAAATATGATGTGTTTGATGTGTAGATATATTGCGCTCTGATGTCAGGCATTATTACTGCTCCAGAACTcgtgttcttattttcatataaattcaaTAACATAC
Coding sequences within:
- the LOC128207182 gene encoding dehydrogenase/reductase SDR family member 7-like, with the translated sequence MDFCTAIEILAVAVAVIQILRLIFTDCDLQLQWAEKFGQSTGVLARKVVWITGASSGIGEYLAYELAKAGCRLILTARREEELQRVKKQCLSFGSLLDEDILVLPLDLLQFDRHRPAVEEVIARYKQIDVLVNNAGRSQRAAWEKTDLQVDREMLEINVLSVLSLTKQVLPRMLDRGQGHIVNMSSVAGKVGAPLSGSYTGAKHAIQGWFNALRMEMYSRNISVTNLCPGPVFSNLLKGSFTEKTGEVLDVEMKEGEKRMSTERCARLCAVAIANRLDEVWISQHPILLGVYLSQYMPTIGTWLLKRVGVKVVSRFREGK